The DNA window TTTTAATAAAAAATATTATATTGCTTAGTTTTGAATGTAACACTTGTTCATTTTCTCGTATTATTTTTTTTTTATTTATAGTATCGATGTTACTAATAATTATAAAATAATTTGTTAGAGTATTTGTTTGATTATTGTATAATGGAAAATATTTTTGATTATTTTCTATAACATAAAGTAATATTTCAAGAGGTATTTTTAAATATTTTTTTTTAAATTGACCTAAATGTGCTATTGGCCATTCTACTGATGCTGTAGTTTCTTCTAATAGTTTTTTATTAATATTAATAGATTTATGAATTTTTTTTGATAGAAAATTGATTTGATTGAGTATATTTTTTTTTCTTTCATCATAATTAATTATGATATATTTTTTTTTAAATAATTCTTGGGTATATTGATCAGCATGTGTAAAAATTATTTTTTCAGGAGCCATTAAAAAATGTCCGTGAGAAATATTTTTATAGGTAATTCCAGGTATGTTTAAGGTAAGGATTTTATGATTTAATAATATCATTATATTCAGTATTGGTCTAGAAAATCGTATGGAGTTAGAATTCCAAAGCATAGATTTTTTAGATGGTATTTTTTTTATTATTTTTGATAAAATATGTATTAAAATTTTTTTTAACGGAGGTGTTTTTTGTTTATTGGTATAAGATAGATATTTTTTTTGATTTATCAGTATTGTATTTGTATTTTGAATAGATATATGATTTAACTTTAACCATGATTTAATTAATGGATCTATATCTTGACTATCATCAAAAGATTTTTGTATTAACGGACCTATTTTTCTAATATATTTATTTTTTTGAGTATATAATACAGAAGAAATTTTTAAAGCTATTCGTTTAGAAGTATAATACAGAACTATTGATTTATATTGGATATCATGGATATTTAGTTCTTTTTTAGTAGATGAATAAAAAAATTCTGCTATATTTTTAAGTTCTTTACTTGGCAAATCTTCAGTTTGTATTTCTATTAAAAATATTTTTTTTTTCATTTTTTTTTTTACTCTTTATTTTGATTAAAAATATATTTTTTGGCAATTTTTTTAATTTTTTTTCGTATATTTAAGATATGATCTGTTCGATCAGTAGTTGATAAAACTTTTTTACAATCTAGTAAATTAAAATAGTGAATAGCGTATAACATATGTTCATATGCTGGAATAAGGACCGGATTAACGTTTTTGATTAATCGATTTGCTTCTTGTATATGTAATTGAAATAATTGTAGTATGCATGAAGTATTTGATAATTCAAAGTTATAATGTGAATTTTCTTTTTCATGATCTAGAAATATATCAGCATATTTAATTATATTAGTAGTATGTACATCCCATAATATATCATAAATATTTTGTACATTTTGTATATGCATAGCAATTCTTTCTAATCCGTACGTTATTTCAACAGTAGGTTCATTACAATTAATTCCACCCATTTGTTGAAAATATGTAATTTGTGTTATTTCCATACCATTTAACCATATTTCCCATCCTAATCCAGACGCTCCTAAAGTTGGGTTTTCCCAATTGTCTTCTATAAATCTAATGTCATTATTTTTTATGTCAATACCAATGTTTTGTAAAGAAGATAAATATATTTTTTGAATATTATTAGGTGTAGGTTTAATAATGACTTGAAATTGATAATAATGCTGTAGTCGATTAGGATGATTTGTATAACGTCCATCTGAAGGTCGTCTAGACGGTTGTAAATAAGCAATAGAAGAAGATTTTTTTTTTAAAATATTAAAAAAAGTATGATGATGGAAGGTTCCTGCTCCTACAGAAATATCTAATGGTTCTAAAATTACGCATTTTTTTTGATGCCAAAAATTTTTTAATAGTTTTATGATTTCATAGAATGTATGAATATGTGTTGACATAATTTTTTTTATTTTATTTATAATGTTTTTAAAATTATTCAATATATCATTGAAGTTAGAAGTAAGTATATTGTTTTTGATGTATTTTTTTAATAAATTTTTTTTATATTAATAATATTTTTTTATTATAAAAATAATTTTTTTAATTATATTAATTATTATAATCAATCTAGTATATCTATACTAGATTTATTTTTTTTTATTATAAAATATTAATATTAACAAGAATAGGAATAATATATTTTAATGACATATATAGGCGCGCATGTTAGTTCCCAAGGGGGAGTAGAAAAATCTATATTACGAGCGCATCAATTAGGTGCAACAGCTTTTTCATTATTTTTAAATAATCCATTGCGTTGGAATCATTCTTCTTTGACAAATAAAATAGTGAATAATTTTCATAAAAATTGTAAGATATATGGTTACTCTTCTTTACAAATTTTACCACATAGTAGTTTTTTGATAAATTTAGGTCATCCAGATAAAAATATGAATAAAAAATCGTGTTATGCTTTTATTCATGAAATCAATTGCTGTTATCAATTAGGATTGATAATGATTAATATTCATCCGGGTAGTTATTTATATCAAATTACAGAACAAAAATGTTTAGAAATTATTTCTGATTCTATTAATTTTGTGTTAAATCAAACGCGTAAAGTAGTAATTGTTTTAGAAAATACGGCGGGTCAGGGAAGTAATGTAGGTTATTGTTTTGAACATTTAGCTTTTATTATTAATAAAATTGAAGATAAATCTAGAATAGGTGTGTGTTTAGATATTTGTCATTTATTTGCTGCAGGATATCAATTAAATGATACAGATATTTTTTTAGATACATTTAAAAAATTTAATACTTTAATAGGATTAAAATATTTGTATGGTATTCATATGAATGATTCTAAAGGTAAATGTAACAGTCGTTTAGATCGTCATCATAACTTGGGTTATGGAAAAATAGAAAAACATGTTTTTTCTAAGATTGTTCAAATAACTGAATTTCAAAATATACCTATAATTCTGGAAACTAAAAACATAACTATGTGGAAAAATGAAATACTTTGGTTACAACAACAATCTTTGTTATGTCAAAAAAGTATTTTAAAAAAATAAAATAGTATTTGTACTATATATACGATATCATATAAATGATAAATTTTTTTTTAAAATGAAAGTATTGATATAATTTAGTGTATTAAAAAATTGAAAATTAATTGTATTAATAAGGTTATATATGATAACATTAAATGCTGTTCACCGTTATGGAAAAGGTACACATAATAGTCGTTACATGCGTAAAGTACATTGTAAGATTCCAGGAATAATATATGGTAAAGAATTTTTAGAGAAAGAATTATTAATTTTATTAGAACATGATATCGTGTTTAATTTACAAAAAAATAGCAATTTTTTTTCTCAAAAATTATTAATTAATCTAGATAAAAAAAAATTTTGTGTTATTGTTAAAGATATTCAATATCATGCGTTTAAATCTATTTTATTACATATAGATTTCTTATATGTTAATGAAAATATATAATAAATAATTTTATAATTAAACATTTATCGGTACGTATTTAAAAAATATTAAATTATAAAAATTATTATTTTAAATACGCGCCGGTTATTTTAAATATCTTGGATATGATGAATATCATCTATTTTGAATGTATCTTTAGATATATTATTATCATGAATATAGATATAATTATTTATAAAATCTATAAAATCTTTAGTTAAATACATATTTAATATATTTTTATATATAAAATATAAAATATTGATTTTTAATATCACCATTAATAATAATCGCAAACATAGTTTAGTATCTTAATTTAAGTATATTAAAGGTATATTTTTTCAAGTAATGAATTTTATTATAGTTATTGACATAATAATTATGTCTATATGATATACATTTCATAATTTTATTAAATATATATCAATAGTTTTATTATGTAAATATAGTTTAATATTTATAAGGTATATTAATGAATAGGTTTACATATGAACGACACATTCCTGTTAAACGATTTGGACAAAATTTTTTAAAAAATAAAACTATTATTAATACAATAATACAAAAGATGCATTTAAAAACTATTGATTCAGTCATTGAAATTGGACCTGGCTTAGGTGCATTAACATTTCCAATTTGTAATATCGTAGAAAAAATTACAGTTTTAGAAATAGATGAAAATATCATATTTTTATTATTAAAAAGTAAGTATTATAAACATGTTAAAATGATTTTAACTGATGTTATAAAATTTGATTTTCATTACTTTTTTTCTTTAAATACAAGTATTTTATATCGCTTGATAGGTAATTTACCATACAACATTGCTACTTGTTTACTAATAAATTTAATTCAATATAATGTATATATATTTGATATGCATTTCATGTTTCAAAAAGAAGTGGCGCATAGATTATTAGCAATTCCGGGTAATAAGAAGTACGGTAAATTAAGTGTTCTTGCTCAATATTTTTATAAAATTATTCCTGTTCTTGATGTAGATAGATATAATTTTTTTCCTGCTCCTAAAGTAGATTCTGTTTTTTTACGATTTATTCCATATAATAAATTTAATCAAAATAAAATAAATCGATATTTTTTTGCTTTAGAACAAATTACCCGCATGGCATTTCAACACCGACGTAAATTTTTAATTAATAATTTGTCTAAATTATTTTCCGAAAAAACATTATTAAAATTTAATATTAATCCGTTTTTAAGAGCAGAAGATGTTTCGATACATCAATATTATTTATTAGCAAAAAATTTTTTAAAGTTATACGTTTAAATATCAGTTATATCACTATATATAGTACATAGTTATTTATGGAGATATTCTTAATAGATACATAAGATCTATAAGATATATGATTTATTATCAAGATATATTTGTATGTAATATAATTTTTACTATTATGAAATTTTTTAAACAGGTATTATTTTAAATAATATTAAATATTAGTATTTATCATGACTTAATACATATATTTATTAAATAATAAAATATTTTTATATTAATAAAAATAAAGTTATATTTTAAACAAATATGTTAAGAATATTTTTGTTATTAATTAAATTATTAATTAGTAGAAATATTACGATATTGATTCTTTATTAAAATTATTTTTAATTTATATCTTGTAAACATATTATTGGATATTTTCCAACATGTTGTAACGCAGCGATAGTAGCACGAGCTCCGTTTAAAGTAGAATCATAATGTATTTTATAGTTCAGTGCTGCTTTTCGTATTGCGCGAGTTTCTTTATTTTTTTTATTGTCTATTGATGTATTTATTATATAGATATATTTTTTATTTTTAATAAAATCTTGTATATTAGGTCTGCCTGCATAAATTTTATTAACTAATTTTACCGGAATTCCTTGGTTTTTTATTTTTAAATATGTTCCTGAAGTTGCTTCTAAATTAAATTTTAGTTTTTTTAATTTTATAGCAATATCAATAATTAAATTTTTATCCTTGTTTTGAACAGATAATAAAACTGTTCCATTATTTTTAATAATAGCGGATATTCCAAGCATAGCTTTATAAAAAGCTAATGAAAAATTTTTACCGATACCCATAACTTCTCCCGTAGATCGCATTTCCGGTCCTAAAAAAGGATTTGCTTCAGGAAATTTATTAAACGGAAGTACTACTTCTTTTACAGAAAAATTTTTTGGTCGAATAGTTTTGATTTTTTTTTGCTTTAATAAATTTTTTCCGCATATAACGCGCATGGCTATTTTAGCTAATGGTACACCAATAGCTTTTGATACAAACGGAATGGTTCGAGAAGCTCTCGGATTTACTTCTAAGATGAATATTTTTTTATTTTTAATAGCAAATTGAATATTAATAAGTCCTAATACATTTAAATTAAGAGCTAAAATTTTTGTTTGACGTTTTATTTCTTGTTCTGTGTTAAAATCTACTGTATGAACAGGTAACGTGCATGCAGAATCTCCCGAGTGTATTCCTGCAGGCTCTATATGTTCCATAACGCCGCCAATAAAAACATTTTTTTTATCACAGATAGCATCTACGTCTATTTCGATAGCATTATCTAAATATTGATCTAATAAAATAGATTGGTTTTTTGACTGACGATCGCGATTTAAAAAATATTTCATAAGATGATTATCATCATAGATTATTTCCATATCTCGTCCACCTAGTACATATGAAGGGCGTACAATTATTGGATATCCTATATGATTAGATTTTTTTAATGCTTCTTTTATATTACGTGCTGTATCATTTTTTGGTTGTTTTAATTGTAGTTTATAAATAATTCTTTGAAATTTTTTTCTATTTTCGGCTATATCAATATATTTTGGTTGTGTTCCTAATATATTAATTCCTTCTTGTTGAAAATATGTAGCTAATTTTAATGGTGTTTGACCTCCGTATTGAATTACAACGCCTAGTGGTTTTTCAATACGTACAATTTCTAAGATTTCTTCTAACGCAATAGGTTCAAAATATAATCTATCAGATATATCATAATCTGTAGATACTGTTTCGGGATTACAGTTAATCATAATTGTTTCATATTTATCTTTTTTTAAGATTTGTGATGCATGTACACAACAATAATCAAATTCGATACCTTGTCCAATTCTATTAGGTCCACTACCAAGGATTATAACTTTTTTTAAATTTTTTGTAGCATAAGCTTCACATTCATCTTCCCAAGTAGAATACATATATGCAGTATTTGTAAAAAATTCGGCCGAACAAGTATCTATACGTTTGTATGTTGGATGTAATTTTAATTTATATCTTTTTTTACGTATGTCGTGTTCTTGAACATTAATTAATTGAGAAATACGTAAATCTGAAAATCCTTTTGTTTTTAAATATTTTAATTCCGAATAATTTAAATCAGATAATTTTTTATATTTTATTTTTTCTTCAATAAGGATTAAGTCTTGTATTTGTCGTAAAAACCATTTATCTATGAATGTTAATTTATAAATTTTATTTACGGACCATTTTGCACGAAAAGCTTCTCCTATATACCATAGCCGTTTCGGACCAGCTTCTTTTAATTCATACTGTATTTTTTTATCTTTTATTTGAATGGTATTATATTTTTGAATATTAATATTCATATCAAATCCTGTAAATCCAATTTCTAAACTTCTAATAGCTTTTTGTAATGATTCTTGGAATGTTCGGCCGATACCCATTACTTCTCCTATTGATTTCATTTGGGTAGTTAAACGATCATTGCATTTATAAAATTTTTTAAAATCAAATCTAGGCATTTTAGTTACAACATAATCAATTGAGGGTTCGAATGCTGCTGGGGTGTCATGTCCAGTAATATTATTTTTTAATTCATCTAAAGTATATCCTATTGATAATTTTGTAGAAATTCGCGCAATAGGAAAACCCGTAGCTTTTGAAGCTAAAGCTGATGATCGGGATACTCTAGGATTCATTTCAATAACTATCATTTTTCCAGTTTTTGGATGCACGGCAAATTGTACATTAGATCCGCCGCTAGTTACACCAATTTCTTTAAGAATCATAATTGCAGCATTACGCATCTTTTGATATTCTCGATCACTTAATGTTTGAGCGGGTGCAACAGTGATAGAATCTCCAGTATGGATACCCATAGGATCTATATTTTCAATAGTACAAATAACAATAAAATTATTTGATTTATCTTGTATTACTTCTAGTTCATACTCTTTCCAGCCGATTAATGATTCATCGATTAATAATTCAGATATCGGAGATAATTCTAAACCCTGTATACAAATGTTTTGAAATTCTTCATAATTATATGCAATTCCGCTACCGCTACCTCCCATAGTAAATGAAGGTCGTATAATACAAGGAAAACCAATAGATTTAATTACGGTATTTGCTTCTTCTATATTATGAGCAATACCGCATTTTGCTGTTTTTAGATTAATATTATTCATGGATTTTTCGAATAAATATCTATTTTCAGCTTTTTGAATAGATTGTATAGTAGCACCTATTAATTCTACTTGATATTTTTTTAATACACCTTTTTGATGTAATTTCAAAGCACAGTTTAAAGCAGTTTGTCCTCCCATGGTCGGTAAAATAGCATCTGGTTTTTCTTTTTTTATGATTTCTTCAATAATCTTAATATTGATAGGTTCGATATATGTTTTATCGGCTATTTCAGGATCTGTCATAATAGTAGCTGGATTGGAATTAATTAGTATTACTGTGTATCCTTCTTCTTTTAGTGCTGCGCAAGCTTGAACTCCGGAATAATCAAATTCACATGCTTGTCCGATTAT is part of the Buchnera aphidicola (Cinara cuneomaculata) genome and encodes:
- a CDS encoding glycine--tRNA ligase subunit alpha, whose protein sequence is MSTHIHTFYEIIKLLKNFWHQKKCVILEPLDISVGAGTFHHHTFFNILKKKSSSIAYLQPSRRPSDGRYTNHPNRLQHYYQFQVIIKPTPNNIQKIYLSSLQNIGIDIKNNDIRFIEDNWENPTLGASGLGWEIWLNGMEITQITYFQQMGGINCNEPTVEITYGLERIAMHIQNVQNIYDILWDVHTTNIIKYADIFLDHEKENSHYNFELSNTSCILQLFQLHIQEANRLIKNVNPVLIPAYEHMLYAIHYFNLLDCKKVLSTTDRTDHILNIRKKIKKIAKKYIFNQNKE
- the nfo gene encoding deoxyribonuclease IV yields the protein MTYIGAHVSSQGGVEKSILRAHQLGATAFSLFLNNPLRWNHSSLTNKIVNNFHKNCKIYGYSSLQILPHSSFLINLGHPDKNMNKKSCYAFIHEINCCYQLGLIMINIHPGSYLYQITEQKCLEIISDSINFVLNQTRKVVIVLENTAGQGSNVGYCFEHLAFIINKIEDKSRIGVCLDICHLFAAGYQLNDTDIFLDTFKKFNTLIGLKYLYGIHMNDSKGKCNSRLDRHHNLGYGKIEKHVFSKIVQITEFQNIPIILETKNITMWKNEILWLQQQSLLCQKSILKK
- the carB gene encoding carbamoyl-phosphate synthase large subunit, which encodes MPKRHDINSVLIIGSGPIIIGQACEFDYSGVQACAALKEEGYTVILINSNPATIMTDPEIADKTYIEPINIKIIEEIIKKEKPDAILPTMGGQTALNCALKLHQKGVLKKYQVELIGATIQSIQKAENRYLFEKSMNNINLKTAKCGIAHNIEEANTVIKSIGFPCIIRPSFTMGGSGSGIAYNYEEFQNICIQGLELSPISELLIDESLIGWKEYELEVIQDKSNNFIVICTIENIDPMGIHTGDSITVAPAQTLSDREYQKMRNAAIMILKEIGVTSGGSNVQFAVHPKTGKMIVIEMNPRVSRSSALASKATGFPIARISTKLSIGYTLDELKNNITGHDTPAAFEPSIDYVVTKMPRFDFKKFYKCNDRLTTQMKSIGEVMGIGRTFQESLQKAIRSLEIGFTGFDMNINIQKYNTIQIKDKKIQYELKEAGPKRLWYIGEAFRAKWSVNKIYKLTFIDKWFLRQIQDLILIEEKIKYKKLSDLNYSELKYLKTKGFSDLRISQLINVQEHDIRKKRYKLKLHPTYKRIDTCSAEFFTNTAYMYSTWEDECEAYATKNLKKVIILGSGPNRIGQGIEFDYCCVHASQILKKDKYETIMINCNPETVSTDYDISDRLYFEPIALEEILEIVRIEKPLGVVIQYGGQTPLKLATYFQQEGINILGTQPKYIDIAENRKKFQRIIYKLQLKQPKNDTARNIKEALKKSNHIGYPIIVRPSYVLGGRDMEIIYDDNHLMKYFLNRDRQSKNQSILLDQYLDNAIEIDVDAICDKKNVFIGGVMEHIEPAGIHSGDSACTLPVHTVDFNTEQEIKRQTKILALNLNVLGLINIQFAIKNKKIFILEVNPRASRTIPFVSKAIGVPLAKIAMRVICGKNLLKQKKIKTIRPKNFSVKEVVLPFNKFPEANPFLGPEMRSTGEVMGIGKNFSLAFYKAMLGISAIIKNNGTVLLSVQNKDKNLIIDIAIKLKKLKFNLEATSGTYLKIKNQGIPVKLVNKIYAGRPNIQDFIKNKKYIYIINTSIDNKKNKETRAIRKAALNYKIHYDSTLNGARATIAALQHVGKYPIICLQDIN
- the rplY gene encoding 50S ribosomal protein L25: MITLNAVHRYGKGTHNSRYMRKVHCKIPGIIYGKEFLEKELLILLEHDIVFNLQKNSNFFSQKLLINLDKKKFCVIVKDIQYHAFKSILLHIDFLYVNENI
- the rsmA gene encoding 16S rRNA (adenine(1518)-N(6)/adenine(1519)-N(6))-dimethyltransferase RsmA; amino-acid sequence: MNRFTYERHIPVKRFGQNFLKNKTIINTIIQKMHLKTIDSVIEIGPGLGALTFPICNIVEKITVLEIDENIIFLLLKSKYYKHVKMILTDVIKFDFHYFFSLNTSILYRLIGNLPYNIATCLLINLIQYNVYIFDMHFMFQKEVAHRLLAIPGNKKYGKLSVLAQYFYKIIPVLDVDRYNFFPAPKVDSVFLRFIPYNKFNQNKINRYFFALEQITRMAFQHRRKFLINNLSKLFSEKTLLKFNINPFLRAEDVSIHQYYLLAKNFLKLYV